The DNA window CCCCCGAAGAGCAAAAGCGCATTCAAGCCCGCTTAAAAGAGTGGGCCAAACTCACGCCCGAGCAACGGGCCATTGCTCGGCAGAATTACAAAAAGCTGAAAAAGCTGCCCCCTGAAAAACGCCAGCAAATAAAACAAAAACTAAAGAAAGAAGCGCAAAAAACACCTGACAACGTTACGCCAAAACTGGCTACGCCTTAACTCCTGGCGGCTTCATCCAGTGCGCTGAGAATTTCGTTAATTGAAGCCTCATTGTCAAGCATGCAAGCAAGGTTTCCCATTCCACACACTGTCATGTTTGTACCACGTACCACCCATCCTCTGGACGGAGTCCACCCTCCCATTTGTGAAAAAAGGGAAAACAAATCCGTGTTACCGGAGACCATGCGACGATACCATTGCGCAAACTGCGCCAAACGTTGTGCAGTGTCTTCAGGCAGCATCCCAGCCATATCAATAATGGTACCATCGTCCTGAAAACGGCATACACAAACCACCCCATCTAAAACCAGCAAGCGTTTCAGCATCATTCACCTCACAACTTGCATTGAGTCAGGGCTGAAAAAGCGGCTTCGTAATTCACATCCTGATTTCTAAGCACTACGCCGCAATTGCTGCCAAAAACAGCAGACCAATCCATGCCTATCAGCGAAAATCCCTGTAACGGCTCAAACCCTTGCTGCCCGGTCAGTGCTTCCCAACCTCTGGCTTCCATGGTAGCAATGGCACTATTTGCTACGCAAGTGTGTGCCAACAAATCCAGTGCCTGCGCAGTCAGCGCAGTTCCTTCCTTGATGACATGCTGGACTAAATCTCCTTTATCACTATATTGAAATGCTGCGAGTGCTCCTGGTACCTGCATCAAATGATCCAAACTCATCCACCACTCCCCCATCTCAGGCTGGCTAAACCAATTATAAGTCACCCATCTGTTGCCTTAGCTCAGCTTATTATAAATAGTACTTCACGCAGACATCCATCGTTTTACTATTAATACAGCTTTTCTTCCACATCTCCACCAATTTTGGAATACATATACTTCATTACATCCCCTTCGGTATCCCCCAGGTTTGCACGAAGCAAAGCCATCACATTATTCAACAACCCTTGTTTATTCTGGATAAAACAGAAAATATTGCCCGTCACGCATACGCTGATAGCACGGCCACGTACAATCCAGCCTTGAGCTGGCATTAAACCAT is part of the Sulfurirhabdus autotrophica genome and encodes:
- a CDS encoding DUF2173 family protein, with amino-acid sequence MLKRLLVLDGVVCVCRFQDDGTIIDMAGMLPEDTAQRLAQFAQWYRRMVSGNTDLFSLFSQMGGWTPSRGWVVRGTNMTVCGMGNLACMLDNEASINEILSALDEAARS
- a CDS encoding DUF2173 family protein; amino-acid sequence: MSLDHLMQVPGALAAFQYSDKGDLVQHVIKEGTALTAQALDLLAHTCVANSAIATMEARGWEALTGQQGFEPLQGFSLIGMDWSAVFGSNCGVVLRNQDVNYEAAFSALTQCKL
- a CDS encoding DUF2173 family protein; translated protein: MRIISQLMAVPGVIAAGEYSFRGDRYTYEGHLTPETARMASILCRANTLSVNMQVDMFDSLVPQNGLMPAQGWIVRGRAISVCVTGNIFCFIQNKQGLLNNVMALLRANLGDTEGDVMKYMYSKIGGDVEEKLY